The DNA sequence GAGAGCCACCAGGAAGCTGCAGGCCACCTCGTCATCCTCCGggtcatcatcctcctccagcAGAGTGATCTTGTACTGGGGGTTTATCCAGAACGTGTCTAGAACACAGAGTGATCTTATACTGGGGGTTTATCCAGAACGTGTCTAGAACACAGAGTGATCTTATACTGGGGGTTTATCCAGAACGTGTCTAGAACACAGAGTCATCTTATACTGGGGGTTTATCCAGAACGTGTCTAGAACACAGAGTGGTCTTATACTGGGGGTTTATCCAGAACGTGTCTGGGGGTGAACACAGAGTGATCTTATACTGGGGGTTTATCCAGAACGTGTCTGGGGGTGAACACAAAGTGATCTTATACTGGGGGTTTATCCAGAACGTGTCTGGGGGTGAACACAGAGTGATCTTATACTGGGGATTTATCCAGAACGTGTCTGGGGGTGAACACAGAGTGGTCTTATACGGGGGGTTTATCCAGAACGTGTCTGGGGGTGAACACAGAGTGATCTTATACGGGGGATTTATCCAGAACGTGTCTGGGGGTGAACACAGAGTGGTCTTATACTGGGGGTTTATCCAGAACATGTCTGGGGGTGAACACAGAGTGATCTTATACGGGGGGTTTATCCAGAACGTGTCTGGGGGTGAACACAAAGTGATCTTATACGGGGGATTTATCCAGAACGTATCTAGAACACAGAGTGATCTTATACTGGGGATTTATCCAGAACGTGTCTGGGGGTGAACACAGAGTGATCTTATACGGGGGATTTATCCAGAACGTGTCTGGGGGCGAACACAGAGTGATCTTATACTGGGGATGTATCCAGAACGTGTCTGGGGGTGAACACAGAGTGGTCTTATATTCAAaagcttcaaactcattttgatgcaACACTGACAATACGGAAAACAAAGTCACTGACTTTGTGCTAATTTGTGCCCAGAACGCTTTCTGATGCAACTATGTAACGTTGTTGAGCAGGTAGGATCATGGCCCTTTCAGCGCTTTTTTGACTGACTGGGTAGTACATCAAATGGTATAGAATATTGATGCCTAAGGCCATAGATATtgttgttacctccgccaaggaggttatgcttaagtttgtttgtttgtctgtttgtttgtctgttagcaagataaataataaagttatggatggatttcaatgaaattttcagggaaggtctgaaatgacgcaaggaagaaacaattacattttgaaagttgatctggatcaccgtctggatccaggaggcgcttggcttgacggaggtctgcgctctcagagtgcttttctagttttattgTTGCGTTACAGTAATTTCGCATAATttcgtgtataagccgcaggacagtgttttatgcaagttaaaagaagcaaaaccatattaacaccaaattaactgcccccctgtattaacctcatagctgaagaaattttgcaaaatcaatgtataagccgcggctaacagTCGGTAAATTACTGTAGTGCGGCGCTCCACTCACTGGGGTTGTTCCGGCACCCTCCGGCGgtgctccccctcctccacgtGCCGTGGAACTTGATGGTGTTCCAGTGGCTCATGTCGTCTCCACTCAGGGCGTCCGGCGTCAGGTTGCAGATCTCCAGCCGCGAGAACTGCCGCAGGAACTCGTTAAAGGACATCCTGGCAGGACGCAGTTCAGAGCATGAAGTCAAACAGAGTTTACGAcagcttcaaaataaaaaagaaaatttaCGCTGGCCATATGcccgtattttttttttatcaagaaGTGAAAATGTTTTACCAAAACTCCCCATCCTCCATTTGTGAATTGAGGTCCTCTCTTTCAGATGGATCAATTTCATCCCATTCAGGTGAGCTGAAAACCAAAGCCAGGAAAATATTTAACGAAATGTACAATAGCTGTGTACTGTAACACAGTGCTTGTGAGGTTTTCATAGCTTGTTGCAAAGAAAAGGAACCAGGAAGCCAAGGAAATGCAAACTCAAACGTAATCATAAGCAACACAATGTTTCTATGCTACTGACTGTTGCAATGCGCCTTGCGCTTAGAAAAACGGGGTGCAAGCAGAATAAAAGGGCGGCTTCTAAAaaacgttttctttttttggaagGTGATAAGAGAGTGTCATTGTGAAGGCCTCTGGGGCCTCGTGCTCACTTGTCGCTCCACGCTCCCGTCCACTCCACCTGACCCCAGGGGTTCCTGACCCGgatcaacttctccatatcacCTCTGAAATCCACCTATCAGAGGAAAGCAGGAAGTGACACGCATCCCATTCGGCACCATCATGGatgtaaacacatgcacactatcCAACATCTACGCATTACATGTCGGCCACCTACCTGTTTAAGGCCAGTCAGCGAATATGCATGACCTTTCACCAACTTCTTAAAAGTCACGGATTCCATATCGAAGGCACTTGTGAtctgaaaaacacattttacGCATATTTATGCAGCTCATATTACTGCAAGACATGAGCTGTAACAGTTTGAAATGATACCAGACAGTTTGAATGATACTAGATTCAACATTATTGCAATTGTATGGTGTACAAGCACAAGAACAATGAAACGCAGTATGTTGTGCATTATTTgtccacatacacagatacacacaataaacactagatgctgtgtgctagtgtgtgaggTTCAGCCCTTACATCAATGGAGCATCCCAGCAAGGAGCCTCGTTCGAGAGCTTTGCTGATGATGCGATAGAGGTCCCGTGGGGCTCGTTTGAGCTCGTACATCTCGGACACGCCCCCGGTAAAGTCCTCGAACCCTTCAGTGGTGCTGCCGCCAGACAAGGCCTCGTAAGAACCGTTCAGCCTGACACAAGAACACAGGAAGTcatcatcacaacacaacactgacaatttcactgcattctttgacaatttcactgcattctttacattagcaatcatatgcatgtgacaaataaacatccttgtatccttgcaTATAGAGTATAGGATCTTTAGCTTGTGCTTTATATTAAAGCTAGATTTTGAGGAGGTTtgatgggggtggtgtgtgtgtgtgtgggggggggggggctcatacTTGGCGTAAGCCTTCTCCAGCAGAGCGCTCCAGAACTCATTGCCGTCAGCTGAGTGGACGAACATGAGCTCGCCGTCCTTCGCCGGGAGCTGGTCATCGATCACCACGTCCGTCCATTCGCCAAACTGCCAGAACTGAAGGGTTGACATGACAGGACAGCCGCGCATcagtcagagacacagagagagcaccacactgacacacactgctgcacatCTGATATCATCTGCCATAAGGGATGCAGACACTTGACCAATTCCTTTTCCACAGACCTGGCAAATATTCTCACTTTAGGAAAGGaatataatgtccgcaacactgataattgctcccgtttaatgtgaaaaagcaacgtttcgaccctactgggtcttcttcatcaggcaaatatTCTCACTTTTCCAGCCACAAATGATCTTGATTTTAAACAACCTCAATACCAACTCGAGTGCAGTTCCTTATAGCTgagagctccctctctctgtccacacagTACTGCTTTGAGATGTCAGCCCTTCGTACCTGAAAGTGGAAAATTCCAGCATAGTCCTCCTGGAAGCTCTGGCCATGTGGCACCACTCTGTGAAGAAGTCTCTCATTGAGAGTAAGGGAAGCAATGGCTGCCAAGAGCCAACAGTCaccttggggggaaaaaaagatagaaagagagagagagataaatgctACCTTACTGCTTCCCTGGTGAGCAGTACCAGTGATGACCAGGAGGGGGAGTGTGAGAGCATGGCTTTAGGCCAACTTAAGCCCTAAACTAAGCTGCCCAAGGCCTACACAGAGCAGAGGTCTGTGTGTCAGGACAGGACTCGCACTGAGCTCACACTGTTTACCGTCCTGAGGAATCTCCCACTAAAAGAGGAAATTTCCACAGCCAGGCAGCTCTGCAACTGCATCTGCATCTGTAGCTCAGACCACCGTGGGCTACTAAGACCAACACTGACCAAACACACTAAAAATACAGAAACTGAGACTGATTTCCTGACGAGGCACATTGATCGATCAAGAGGGTGAGCATGCAATAAAATCCGCCCCACTGCCCTGCCCTACCTACTCGAAAGTACAAAGTGACTGATCGCTGGGAGCTCGTTGGATGACTCAACAGTCCCGTCACGCCCTGGGCAGCTATTCAAACATCAGCCTTTGCTCTGACTCACTATAGGGACACTCTAGTATGGATCCGCCCCTCCCTTCCACACACATAACAGGGGCGATGCAGCCAGCTATAACATGCTCCATGGGAATACTGTAGATAGGAAGCACATGTAGAAACATTGACACAAAAACAGGTTGAAAATGTTATGAATTCTACAGTATGCGATAAACTGGAGCTCACCGAGCGCTCCTTGGCAGATGTCCGTCCTGGTAGCTCCGCCCAGAATGAACTGAGGGTCATCTGTCAGGTCCTACAAGGAGAACATAATATAAcatcatataatataatataatataatataatacaatatacTATCTTATACATAATCCAATAACAGAAATAGCCTATCTTAGACATCATAATATAATTCATATAATACTAAATCAAGACTCTTGTCAGCTTTCAACTAATATTTCCCAAATAACACTCACTAATCTAACTTAGAATACAACTATTTAGCCATCAGATATACTGAGCAGATGTATTCTCCACTTCTTTCAAAAGTCTTTATTGTGAGGTGGTGTTCTTTTGTTTACATAAACAGAGGCCAGTGAGCAGGCTAGCGGCTGAGCTACATAGTGCTAACAACTGTAGCAGACAgcactgagggggggggggggtgtcatacTCAGGCTCAGCCACGCTGGGAGGGCCTCCAGTGACTAACCCACCAGGCATGCGTCTGTCAAGCCCATGACTGGATGTGTCCACAAGAGCACTGCAGAGTTCCTGGATACAGGACAGTGAggaaatacagtacataacaacTAGGCCCCGACATGAAGGATTGCTCCACAGCCCCTAGGAATCCTGCTCAGAAATATACAGAGATCACTCACTCTGCCTTGTTTCTAGCGTAGTTTAGCGTTCTCTCTCAACCTCACTGTTGTTATTAGGTGTTACTGTATGGTGTTATTTATTCTTACCTTGTTGTGTTGTTTAAGAATGTTAAACTGTTTCCCATGCACTAAATAGAGGTGAACCTCTAATGTTGTTGTTTGCTCACAATGACGATGCCTTTCTATCTTTTATCTGCTATGCAACAATGCACCGTAAGGACTTGTTTATAGAGTAAATCACATACTTTATAAGTGGTCATTGTTTTTTTATGATAGAGTGAGAGGTGTTCAGCGTTTGGAAATGAAACCTTACAATAAAATCCTGTCTCTCTGAAATGTTAATACAATGCTTGGCCATTCAGTTTGTAGGTTTGTAAAACACTCCCTagccttcctcccttcctccctctccctctccctctctccctctctccctctctccctctctccctctctccctctccctctctccctctctccctctctccctctctctctctctctctctctctctctctctctctctctctctcaccgttgGCCTTAACCACTCCACGTCACGTGTCTTGGAGGAGTACGGCGCCAGCTCCTTGAAGCCGAGCGAGGGGGGCTCGGCGGGGAAGCATGGGTCCTCGAAGAGGCACCCCGTCTCCAGACACTCCTGCCTCAGGGCCTCGAAGTCCTGGTTGAGGAAGGGCAGCGCGTGGTCGTTGGAGCCCATGCCCTCTGCCTTCAGTCTGTCCGCACTGATGTTTGCCGAGATCCCTGCGTAGGAGAACATGCTGGAGCAGATAAAAATACAACACGGGGCTGTTAGGGCCTGCAGCGGACGGGATGTGGGGGTAAAAATAGCCCCCGTCTCAGAGGTGACACAGAGCAAGAAGGCTAaacggagcagagcagagctgggctgggctgggctgggctgggctgtcagctggaggggtggggtggggttcacacccacttacacacacgtttGCATTCTCTCACAGCTAGTAAAGGGAGCAGGTGCCAAAGCAGGGCATTCATCTGTTTTACAGAGTCCGGATgtctggcacgcacacacacacacacacacacacacacacacacacacacacacacacacacacacacacacacacacacacacacacacacacacacacacacacacacacacacacacacacacacacacacacacaaggttcacttcaacaacaaacacatctcAATAAATGGAAAAATAGAATTAAAGAAAAGATATAACAGAATTTTGGGATAAGATGTAGAACTCAATGATGATAAAGCCCATATGCACttccaaaacaataacaacaccaGTGCTTGAGTGGAGGTTTAACTACAGATAAGAGCGCTCCTTAAAGGAAACTTAAAGGAAACCTAGActacaacaacacaagaggggTGAAAACATGGTACCTGGGTACTTGTGTGGAGGCGGTGAGGAgcttgagagaggagaagggttCATATCAGTCAGTGACATGCCACATATTCAGCTAGCACACTATTCAAAATTAGGTGAAAAAGCACTGATGTAACACAAcacaatgggggggggggggggggggggttctgttgAAACTTTAGAGGCAGCTGGTGGGAGGACCAAATATTGACACAGTGCGTGAGACAGATCCCTCTTTCTAGGCTGCCGACCTGCATCCAGCAGACGCCACACAAAATATCAGCAAACAATTCCTCAACGTGCGGAGATGAAGATGCAAAATGAAAGGATCATGGATGCTGGAGTAACTTACATTAAACCCAGCGGCTCTTATTAATAATGTTCACTCTGACAGAGAGGTAAGGAATGTCAATAGTGTaatttcaccacacacacacaccgattatCCATGGCAAACATTCATCAAGGATCCGTCTTAGACTAACACTGACTGCTTCCTTATCGTGAGATGCTATTGATTTGAGAGTGATGCACAGGCTTGGCATCACGCCGCATCAGCACTCAGCAATGCCAGCAGAGCAGTATGATGGAGATGAGGTTTTAATTCACCGCATTAGAAACCAATGTCTTTAAAGATCATTTCTTGAAACTGAGGTCCCACTTATCTGGACTGGTCCACTTATGTACTTACTATGTACTTGTAACTTATGCACATGCTTACTGTTGATAAGATATTAATAGACACAGTTAGCATCAAATCATGGTTCACATGTCAGGCAGTTGGCAAGCACTTGGCAGTTTCAGGAAAGTTCACACAGCATTTATGAAATAATAAAGTCATACTGAATATCTATGATCTGATGGATTTCATCTGCCTTTTGTGTATGCTACTGATGAAACCCTCTGCTAAATATCTAAACAACATGAACAAATGTATCTATACTGTCCTGCTAAACATCTCAACAATATGAACCTACTGTATCTACCTCTACTATCCAAATGAAGTGCTTCTGCATAGATTCTTTAACTTTGTATGAATGAATGGGAATTAATTGTTTGCAAAGCACACGCCAGTTTTACAACTTCTGTAGCTCTATGGATCACTGAATGCAAGCTCattcataggctacacacacacacacacacacacacacacacacacacacacacacacacacacacacacacacacacacacacacacaaattactgAGACACATGGTAGACTGCAGTGcaatgtcattaatgtgcagAACCTGTTTTCACCATGTTTCAGGCTACTAAAGGATTCTGGCCAAATCCTCCAACCCTGCTTGGATGTAAGGTTGTCATAGTGACCCGCAGCAGGGCGTTTAGTCTTTGAGATGCTGAACAAATGGTGAAGGGAGCACACACGCCACATGGTCTGTGTTATTCTGGAGTTTCATGGTGCCTCCCCTAACACTCTAAACAATCTCAGAATAACCCAGCATTGCTACAGCACAGAAACTAAGTTGGAATGGAGACCATGCAGCGTCATTCACTtgctggctctgtgtgtgtgtgtgtgtgtgtgtgtgtgtgtgtgtgtgtgtgtgtgtgt is a window from the Sardina pilchardus chromosome 18, fSarPil1.1, whole genome shotgun sequence genome containing:
- the capn1a gene encoding calpain 1, (mu/I) large subunit a, which gives rise to MFSYAGISANISADRLKAEGMGSNDHALPFLNQDFEALRQECLETGCLFEDPCFPAEPPSLGFKELAPYSSKTRDVEWLRPTDLTDDPQFILGGATRTDICQGALGDCWLLAAIASLTLNERLLHRVVPHGQSFQEDYAGIFHFQFWQFGEWTDVVIDDQLPAKDGELMFVHSADGNEFWSALLEKAYAKLNGSYEALSGGSTTEGFEDFTGGVSEMYELKRAPRDLYRIISKALERGSLLGCSIDITSAFDMESVTFKKLVKGHAYSLTGLKQVDFRGDMEKLIRVRNPWGQVEWTGAWSDNSPEWDEIDPSEREDLNSQMEDGEFWMSFNEFLRQFSRLEICNLTPDALSGDDMSHWNTIKFHGTWRRGSTAGGCRNNPNTFWINPQYKITLLEEDDDPEDDEVACSFLVALMQKDRRRYRKQGQDMHTIGFAIYEVPEEFAGCQNVHLKKDFFLTHSSSARSETFINLREVSTRLRLPPGEYLIVPSTFEPSKEADFVLRVFTEKQSETQELDDLISADLEDEEITEDDIDDGFKSMFAQLAGEDMEISVRELRTILNRVVSKHGDLKTDGFSVDSCRTMVNLMDKDGSARLGLVEFQILWNKIRKWLGIFRQFDLDKSGTMSSYEMRLAVESAGFMLNNKLNQILVARYAENEVIDFDNFICCLVKLEAMFRSFRDLDRDGTGEAEMNLTEWLFMTMCG